The following is a genomic window from Crossiella equi.
CTCCTCGAACGGCTGCTCACCGTCCACCGTGGACCGCAGCACGACCGTGTTCACGAAGAACCCGGCGACCCGCTCCAGCTCCGCCCGGTTCCGGCCGGAGGTCGCGGTGCCCACGGCGATGTCGGTGCGGCCGCTGTAGCGGGCAAACAGGGTCTGCACGGCCGCGGTGAGCAGCATGAACAGCGTGGCCCCGCGTTCCCGGCCCGCCTCGGTGAGCCGGTCCACCAGCGCGGCGGGCAGCAGCTGCCGGTGCACCGCGCCCGGATTGGTGCGCACGGCCGGTCGCGGCCGGTCCGTGGGCAGCTGGAGCGCTTCCACACCGGCCAGGCGTTCGCGCCAGTAGGCCAGCTGGCCGGACAGCGCGGGCAGCCGGTCCTGCTGCCAGGCCGCGTAGTCGGCGTAGCGCACGGGCAGCTCGGGCAGTCGCGGTGCCCGCTGCTCCACCGCCGCCGCGTAGAGCTCGGCCAGTTCCTCCACCAGCAGCGCGACCGAGGCGCCGTCGGTGACGATGTGGTGCTGGCTCAGCAGCAGCACCTGCTCCTCGGGGGCCAGGCGCACCAGCAGGGCCCGGGTCAGCGGGCCGCGGCGCAGGTCGAAGGGCCGGTCCAGCTCGGCCGCGAGCAGCGCGTCCAGCTCCGCCGGGGTGGTCTCGGCGGTCTCCAGCGGCAGCTCGGCGTGCGCGGCCACCACCTGCTCGGGCACGCCCCCGGTCTCGGTGAAGGTGGTGCGCAGCGACTCGTGCCGCGCGGCCAGGGCGGCCAGCGCCCCGCGCAGCGCGGCGGCCTCCAGCGGCCCGGTCAGGCGCAGGCCGACACCGGTGTTGTACTCGGTGCCGCCGAGGAGGTTGTCCAGCACCCACATGCGGTGCTGGGCCGAGGACAGTGGCAGCGCGGTGCGCTCGGTGCGCGGGATGGCCTGCCAGTCCACTGTGGACGGCTCGGGCAGCAGCGCGGCCAGCTCGCGCACGGTGCGGGCGTCGAAGAGCACGCGCGGGGACAGCTCGGTGTCGAACGCGGCGCGCAGGCGGGCCAGGGCGCGGAAGGCGAGCACGGAGTCACCGCCCAGGCCGAAGAAGTCATCGGTGACGCCGATCTCGGGCAGGCCCAGCACCTCGGCCCAGATCGCGGCGGCCACGCGTTCGGTTCTGGTGGCCGGGGGTTCGGTGCGCTGCCCGGCGGGCGCGGCGGCAGGGGCGGGCAGGGCGGCGCGGTCGAGCTTGCCGTTGGGGCCCAACGGGAGCCGGGCGAGCACCACGAGCACCGCGGGCACCATGTGCGCGGGCAGGCGCTCCTCCAGGACCGTGCGCAGGTGGCCCGGGTCGGGCTCCTGGCCGCGCGCGGGCACCACGTAGCCGATGAGGCGCTTGAGGCCGTGGTCCTCGCGGGCCACCACTACGGCCTCGCCGACCGTGGGCTGCTCGCGGAGCACGGCCTCGATCTCACCGGGCTCGATGCGGTAGCCGCGGATCTTGACCTGGTGGTCGGCGCGGCCCCGGAACTCCAGCTGGCCGTCCTCGCGCTGGCAGACGAGGTCGCCGGTGCGGTACATGCGCTCGCCGGGTCCGGCGAAGGGGTTGGGCAGGAACCGGTCCGCGGTCAGGCCGGGGCGGTTGAGGTAACCCCGGGCCAGGCCGATGCCCGCCACGTACAGCTCGCCCTCCACCCCCGGCGGCACCGGGTTCAGGTCGGCGTCCAGCACGTGCGCGGTGGTCCGCGGCAGCGGGTGGCCGATGGGCGGGACACCGCCCGGGACCAGGGCCTGGCTCCAGGTGGAGACGACCGTGGCCTCGGTCGGGCCATAGGAGTTGACCATCCGGCGGCCGGGCGCCCAGCGCGCGACCAGCTCGGGCGGGCACGCGTCGCCGCCGACGACGAGCGTGCGGAAGTCGGGCAGCTCGGCCTCGTCGGGCACGGTGGCCAGGGCGACCGGCGGGATCAGGGCGTGCGTGATCCGGCGGGTGCGCAGGACCTCGGCCAGGTGGTCGCCGAGCAGTGGTCCGGGCGGCGGTACGACCAGCGTCGCACCGAGCGGCAGGGACATGCACAGTTCGAGCACCGAGGCGTCGAAGCTGGGTGAGGAGAACTGGAGCACGCGGTCGCCGGGCCGCACGTCGTAGTGCTCGGCCTCCGCGGCCGAGAAGCTGGCCAGGCCGCGGTGGGTGACGACGACGCCCTTGGGGGTGCCGGTGGAGCCGGAGGTGTAGATGACGTAGGCCGGGTGGTCCACGCGCAGCGGGGCGGTCCGGTCGGCATCGGTGGGTGCGGTGGCGGGCAGCTCGTCCGCGGTCGCCGCCAGGTAGTCCTCGTCCACCACCAGCACCGGCGCGGCGTCGGCGAGCATGAACGCGACGCGGTCGGCCGGGTAGGCCGGGTCCACCGGCAGGTAGGCGCCGCCCGCCTTCACCACCGCCAGCTGGGCCACCACGATGTCCACCGAGCGGGGCAGCAGCAGTGCCACCACCCGCTCCGGGCCGACGCCCTCGGCGATGAGCCGGTGCGCCAGGCGGTTCGCGCGGTTCTCCAGCTCCGCGTAGGAGACCGTGCCCTCCTCATCCAGCAGCGCGGGGGCGTCCGGGGTGCGCTCGGCCTGTGCCCGCACGAGGTCGGGGAAGGTCACGGCGCCGGACCACCTCGTTGCGGAGGGTGACGACGTGTGGGCGTGCGCGGGCAGGGACACCTCGCGTGCGGACATGAACTCTCAAAACCTTTCCAGCGCGCGGAAAACGCGCCAGCAGACGGGGTATGCGGCAGGGCGGCGGCGGGGTGGCTGACCGGGTTAACAGCTCCCGGTCGGCACCGCCCGTCGGGCCAGGCGGCCGGAAACCTGAATTCGGTCCAGCTCGCCGGTCACCGGATCCCGCAGAAAACGCCCGGGATGCACGAACTGGCCGGATTCCCAGTCCTGTTGGGCGAACATGAGACCTTCGTGCGGGGTGAGGCGGGCGACGATCTCACCGTCGATGGCCAGGCGCAGGGTGGCGTCCTCGGCGGGGGTGACGGTGTACTCGGTGTCGCCGTTGCGGTAGCTGCCGAAGATCTCCGGTGGCACCGTGGTGCGCTGGCCGGGCACGTCCAGGCGGTAGCTGCCGACCGGGATGCCCGCGGCCTCCAGCTCGTCGACGAGCTCGGCCCACAGGCCGATGCCGGTGTTGGCGTTGCTGGTGAAGGCGATCGCCACGCCGCTGTCGGCGTTGACCCGGAGGTGGGCGTCGGTGCCGTCGGCGTTGCCGTCGTGGCCGACCCAGTGCGAGACGCCGTTGCGGAACACGCCGAAGCCCAGGCCCCAGCCGTCGGCCAGGCCGATGGGGTCGGCGCCGGGCTGCACGCGCCGCATCTCCTCGGCCAGCTCGGCGGGCAGCAGCTCGGGCAGCCCGGTGGTCGCCGGGTCGAGCTGGAGCAGGCCGAAGCGGAGCAGGTCCAGGGCGCTCATGGCCAGCGCACCGGCCGGTGCCTCGCCCGGTGCCAGGGACTGGCTGACCGGCACGGTGCGCCCGCGCATGGTGTTCACCGCGTGCCCGCTGGCCAGGTTCGTGCTGGCCACGGCGTTGTCGGCGCCGACGACGAACTGCGGCTGGATGCCCAGCGGGCGGCACAGGATGGACTCCACGGCCTCCCACCAGGTCATGCCGGTGACCTCCTCGATGATCCGCCCGACGACGGCGTACCCGAGGTTGGAGTAGGAGAAGCCGACCCCGGCGGGCAGGACCAGCTCAGGGGTGCGGCAGTGCTCGGAGACGAAGCGGCGCAACGACATCGACGCCACCACGGCGGAGTCCGGCCCGGAGGCCAGGCCGCTGGTGTGGGAGAGCAGCTGGCGCAGCGTCAGCGGCGCGGTGATCTCCGGCAGGTACTCCCCCGCCTCGGCGTCGAGCTCGAGGTCCTCATCGGCCACCAGGACCATGGCCAGTGCGGCCGTGCAGGCCTTGGTGACCGAGCCGATGGGGAACGCGGTGTCCGGGGTGACCGGCCGCCCGCCCCCGTAGACCAGCTCCCCGGCGACCGCCGTGATGGTCTGGGAGCCGACGTGCAGGGCGAGCTGCGCGCCGGGCACCTGGTGCTTGCGGACCAGGGTGGACAGGGTGCGGGAGAGCCACTCGGCCTCGACGGTGACTTGCGCCACGCAGGCGTCGCGGTATGACGACATGGAACGACAGACCCCTCATCTGTGACTCATGACGCAACGGGCCGCGACTCCCGAAGACAGATCATCAAACGCAGAACGGGGGTAACAATGCAACACAACCCCTGCTCGTCAATACCGCCATACGGACTAGCGCTTGCGGCACGGCAAGAGACGGACCGCACATAGGCCAACTATCAGTAAATAAATTGGGCCAAGAAGCACAATAGAGCGAAACGCGATTGCGCCAAGCGGGTGCGTTTAAGTCCCGTTTTCGGGGACAAACCCCGCCCTTTTGGTCACCCAGAGCACACAGAGTGACCCCCGTCTCCCCCGATCCTGTTCCTGTCTAGGCATGGGCTGGGTGGTTGTGACGTTCCTGGCATGGTTGCACGCTAACGGGTGAACTTCGATGGGGACTGAAATGACTGGACAAACCAAGATCCATTCTCGGAAGGCGCCCGGAGAGACCCATCGGTGCCGTGCGGGAAGATGCCGCGATGGAAGTGCGGAACACCGCGAACCACGTGGGCGTCCAGGCCGGGGCGGTCCACGGCGACGTGCACGTCCACCCGGCCCGTCGCGTGCCCCGCCGCCTGGGCGCGGTCCCGTTGCTCGCGGACGCCTTCCAGGACCGGGCGGACCTGGCCGCCCCCGCACCGGGCGAGACGACCGTGCTGGTCGGCCTGGGCGGCGTGGGCAAGACCCAGCTGGCCGCGAGCCAGGCCCTGGCCGCGGAGCCGGGCCTGGGCTTGCTGCTGTGGCTGACGGCCACCTCCCGGGAGGCGGTGCTCAACGGGTACGCGACCGCGGTGGAGGAGCTGACCGGCTGTCAGCCGAAGGACCCGGCCCGGCTCCTGGCGTGGCTGGCGGAGTTCCCGGAGCCCTGGCTAGTGGTGCTGGACGACGTGCGGGAGCCCGGCCACCTGGCTGGCCTGTGGCCTCCGCACACGCCGACCGGCCGCACGATCGTCACGACCCGGCGGCAGGACTCGGCGCTGCGCGGGCGTCACCGGCGGATCGTGCCGGTGGAGCTGTTCCGGGCGGAGCAGTCCGAGGCCTACCTGGCGGAGAAGCTCGCGCACGCCCCGGAGCTCCTCCCGGGCGCGGCCGCGCTCGCGGCCGATCTGGGCCACCTGCCCCTCGCGCTCGCCCAGGCCGCGGCCTACCTCGACGACCGGGCCATCACGTGCGAGCAGTACCGGCGGCGGTTCGCGGACCGGCGGCGCTCGCTGGGTTCCCTTCTGCCCGAACGGTGT
Proteins encoded in this region:
- a CDS encoding serine hydrolase domain-containing protein, encoding MSSYRDACVAQVTVEAEWLSRTLSTLVRKHQVPGAQLALHVGSQTITAVAGELVYGGGRPVTPDTAFPIGSVTKACTAALAMVLVADEDLELDAEAGEYLPEITAPLTLRQLLSHTSGLASGPDSAVVASMSLRRFVSEHCRTPELVLPAGVGFSYSNLGYAVVGRIIEEVTGMTWWEAVESILCRPLGIQPQFVVGADNAVASTNLASGHAVNTMRGRTVPVSQSLAPGEAPAGALAMSALDLLRFGLLQLDPATTGLPELLPAELAEEMRRVQPGADPIGLADGWGLGFGVFRNGVSHWVGHDGNADGTDAHLRVNADSGVAIAFTSNANTGIGLWAELVDELEAAGIPVGSYRLDVPGQRTTVPPEIFGSYRNGDTEYTVTPAEDATLRLAIDGEIVARLTPHEGLMFAQQDWESGQFVHPGRFLRDPVTGELDRIQVSGRLARRAVPTGSC